A section of the Humulus lupulus chromosome 2, drHumLupu1.1, whole genome shotgun sequence genome encodes:
- the LOC133818344 gene encoding pentatricopeptide repeat-containing protein At5g61990, mitochondrial: protein MWRLIPTNSHWLLPRNATANPITDALIRIKYCTAQTQNSVKEISNILTQKNWKFLMDSSDIPNKLNPEVIRSVIRHNRLVEPKRLLDFFIWSETKVGTSKDLEVLSLLVISLCNSGFYLPSCDVIDRMIKYWKSPFDILSCVARCFRECAGSRPVVFDMLIDRYTKLGLFDEAVDVFLGLKSVEFLPSLLSCNLLLKELLRTNKMGLFWKVYDGMLKMKISSDVFTYSNVIEAHFRTGDVDGAKRAFLEMDEKGCSPNVVTYNVMISGLCRAGLVDEAVEMKKSMAEKGIVPDKYTYVTLINGYCRKRKLADASKLLNEMVNAGLKPDEIAYNPLIDGFMKSGNVEEAFRIKDEMDKHGIRLGLVNYNTILNGVCKAGLMYKAKDIVDEMIRMGSRPDSRTYTSLIEGYFRERDTVNAFKMFDEMKKRNLAPTIVTYGVIINGLCRGQNLDQANDVLEEMVSFGLKPNSVIYNTLISAQAKAGKFEEAKRILDKMRERGISPDIFCYNSLIMGLCKENKLEAARICWDEMLERGLKPNAFTFGAFVRAYTNVGDMQMADKYFNEMLAYGLVSNDEVYAVLVDGHCKKGNLTEANLAFTSMLARGILPVVRTYGVLINGLSRNGKVQEALSILSELCEKGLNPDVYIYNSLITGFYTQGDVDKAMQLLDEMYIKGVNPNIMTYNVLINGLCKAGDIEKAKNLFIGIEEKGLIPNSVTYATMIDGYCKSGIVDEAFQLFYEMPSKGVPADTYVYNALLDGCCKEGKLEEAQEIFRDMLLKGFASTMSFNSLIDGLCKRNRLEEANHLLEEMSEKQILPDNVTYTTLISYYCNAQNMQDAKGLFLKMQAMNLTPTVVTFTSLLNGYNIIGNRSEVLSLFEKMLADGIEPDKVTYCVLIDAHCKEGDIKEALRLKDEMLKKGVPMSFGACHALIQTLCEAEEFLQALSFLTEIGEAGLSLSLSACSMIASGLQRVGHMDKAAEVLEHMISFGWVTNSASLPDLIAGNENIVNSEDSNNLIKQMA from the coding sequence ATGTGGAGGCTCATACCCACAAATTCCCACTGGCTTCTGCCCAGAAACGCCACGGCCAACCCTATAACCGATGCTCTCATCCGCATTAAGTACTGCACTGCGCAAACTCAGAACTCGGTTAAAGAAATTAGCAACATTCTCACGCAGAAGAACTGGAAGTTCCTTATGGACTCATCAGACATACCCAATAAGCTAAACCCAGAAGTAATTCGCTCCGTCATTCGCCATAACCGGTTGGTTGAACCAAAACGCCTCCTCGATTTTTTTATATGGTCCGAAACCAAAGTGGGTACTTCAAAGGATTTGGAGGTGTTGTCTCTTCTTGTCATTTCCCTTTGTAATTCAGGTTTTTATTTGCCTTCCTGTGATGTTATTGATCGTATGATTAAGTACTGGAAGTCCCCTTTTGATATTTTGAGCTGTGTTGCTAGGTGTTTTAGAGAATGTGCTGGCTCTAGACCTGTCGTTTTTGATATGCTGATTGATAGGTATACGAAATTGGGTTTGTTTGATGAAGCTGTGGATGTGTTTTTGGGTCTGAAAAGTGTTGAGTTCTTGCCTAGTTTGCTTTCGTGCAATTTATTGCTGAAAGAGTTGTTGAGGACTAACAAGATGGGATTGTTTTGGAAGGTCTATGATGGGATGCTGAAGATGAAAATATCCTCTGATGTGTTTACTTATTCTAATGTTATTGAGGCTCATTTTAGGACTGGTGATGTCGATGGGGCTAAAAGGGCCTTCTTGGAAATGGATGAAAAGGGTTGCAGTCCAAATGTGGTTACATACAATGTGATGATTAGTGGTTTATGCAGAGCTGGGCTTGTTGATGAAGCTGTTGAGATGAAGAAGTCAATGGCCGAAAAGGGTATAGTCCCTGACAAGTATACTTACGTAACCCTTATTAATGGATATTGTAGGAAAAGGAAACTGGCAGATGCTAGTAAGTTGTTAAATGAAATGGTTAATGCAGGGTTGAAGCCTGATGAAATTGCCTACAATCCTTTAATTGATGGGTTTATGAAAAGTGGTAATGTCGAAGAGGCTTTTAGAATTAAAGATGAAATGGATAAGCATGGTATAAGGTTAGGTCTTGTCAATTATAACACTATTCTTAATGGAGTTTGTAAGGCTGGTTTGATGTACAAGGCTAAAGATATTGTTGATGAGATGATTAGAATGGGCAGCAGACCAGATTCTAGAACTTATACATCGTTGATTGAGGGCTATTTCCGGGAACGTGATACTGTCAATGCTTTCAAAATGTTTGATGAGATGAAAAAGAGGAACTTGGCACCTACAATTGTAACGTACGGTGTGATAATTAACGGGTTATGTCGTGGTCAAAATCTTGATCAAGCTAATGATGTTCTCGAGGAAATGGTTTCATTTGGGTTAAAACCAAATTCTGTCATTTACAATACTCTTATTTCTGCCCAAGCAAAGGCAGGTAAATTTGAAGAAGCAAAAAGGATTTTAGATAAGATGAGGGAACGAGGGATTTCACCGGATATATTTTGCTACAATTCTTTAATAATGGGTCTGTGCAAAGAAAATAAGTTGGAAGCAGCTAGGATTTGCTGGGATGAAATGTTGGAAAGAGGTTTAAAGCCAAATGCGTTTACTTTTGGAGCTTTTGTTCGGGCATATACTAATGTTGGGGACATGCAGATGGCTGACAAGTATTTTAATGAGATGCTTGCATATGGTCTGGTGTCTAATGATGAAGTTTATGCAGTCTTGGTTGACGGACACTGCAAAAAAGGGAACTTAACAGAAGCTAATTTAGCATTTACAAGTATGCTAGCTCGTGGAATTCTCCCAGTCGTACGAACATATGGGGTTCTTATAAATGGTCTTTCAAGGAATGGGAAAGTGCAAGAAGCCCTAAGTATCTTGTCAGAACTTTGTGAGAAGGGCTTGAATCCTGATGTTTACATATACAACTCTCTCATCACTGGTTTCTACACACAAGGTGATGTAGACAAGGCTATGCAGCTTCTTGATGAGATGTACATAAAGGGTGTAAATCCTAACATTATGACGTACAATGTTTTGATTAATGGGTTATGTAAGGCAGGTGATATTGAAAAAGCTAAGAACTTATTCATTGGCATTGAGGAAAAGGGATTGATCCCCAATAGTGTGACATATGCTACAATGATAGATGGTTATTGCAAATCCGGAATTGTGGACGAGGCATTCCAACTATTTTATGAGATGCCATCAAAGGGAGTCCCAGCCGATACTTATGTTTACAATGCTCTTCTTGATGGATGCTGCAAAGAAGGAAAATTGGAGGAAGCACAGGAGATTTTTCGAGATATGTTGCTTAAAGGCTTTGCCTCTACAATGTCTTTCAACTCATTGATTGATGGGCTCTGTAAAAGGAACAGACTGGAAGAAGCTAACCATTTATTGGAAGAAATGTCAGAGAAACAGATCTTGCCTGACAATGTAACCTATACAACTCTGATCAGTTATTATTGCAATGCTCAAAATATGCAGGACGCTAAAGGACTTTTCTTGAAGATGCAAGCAATGAATCTTACCCCAACTGTTGTAACCTTTACCTCGCTTCTAAATGGTTACAACATTATAGGAAATAGATCTGAAGTTCTTTCTCTATTTGAAAAGATGTTAGCTGATGGGATTGAACCTGACAAAGTTACATATTGTGTGCTCATTGATGCTCACTGTAAAGAAGGGGATATAAAAGAAGCTTTAAGGTTGAAAGACGAGATGTTAAAGAAGGGTGTTCCCATGAGCTTTGGTGCATGTCATGCGTTAATACAAACCCTATGTGAAGCAGAAGAGTTTTTACAAGCATTGAGCTTCCTTACTGAAATCGGAGAAGCAGGGCTCAGTCTAAGTCTTTCTGCATGTAGCATGATAGCTTCTGGTCTGCAAAGGGTTGGGCATATGGATAAAGCTGCGGAGGTATTGGAGCACATGATATCTTTTGGATGGGTTACAAACTCTGCAAGCTTACCTGACTTAATTGCTGGCAATGAAAATATTGTAAATTCTGAGGACTCCAATAATCTCATCAAGCAAATGGCTTAG